A region from the Ciconia boyciana chromosome 1, ASM3463844v1, whole genome shotgun sequence genome encodes:
- the STX19 gene encoding syntaxin-19, which translates to MRDRLQELKVRAKELQIAGENNGATVQEEEQEKFEQQAIIYEKEPITERHLQEIQKLQNEINNLVEEVHKFSQQQKSLVSSMRRFSVLKKESNIAREIKIQAEHVQKCLDELSKTVKKAENEHGPSRATVRILASQHAFLSQCYLNAMLSYNDAITAKQEKCRRFIVRQLEVAGKEVSEEEVNDMLQQGKWEIFNENLLTEVKITKAQLSEIEQRHKELVNLENQIKDLKELFIQISVLVEEQGEMINNIEISMNNTQEYTQISKEKFGLAVKYRKRNPCKAVCCWCCPCCK; encoded by the coding sequence ATGAGAGACCGCCTCCAAGAGCTTAAAGTGAGAGCTAAGGAACTACAGATAGCTGGAGAAAACAACGGTGCAACTGTACAAgaagaagagcaggagaagTTTGAACAGCAGGccattatttatgaaaaagagCCCATAACTGAAAGGCACTTGCAGGAAATCCAGAAGCTtcagaatgaaattaataatttggTGGAGGAAGTCCATAAATTCagtcaacaacaaaaaagcctaGTATCTTCAATGAGAAGATTCAGTGTTCTTAAAAAGGAATCTAACAtagcaagagaaataaaaattcaagcaGAGCACGTACAAAAATGTTTGGATGAACTGtcaaaaacagtgaaaaaagctgaaaatgaacatGGGCCATCACGTGCCACAGTAAGAATTCTAGCTTCCCAGCACGCTTTCTTATCCCAGTGTTACCTAAACGCTATGCTCTCATACAATGATGCTATAACTGCTAagcaagagaaatgcagaagattTATTGTCCGTCAGCTTGAAGTAGCTGGTAAAGAGGTATCTGAGGAAGAAGTCAATGACATGCTCCAACAAGGAAAATGGGAGATTTTCAATGAAAATCTgctcactgaagtcaaaattACCAAAGCCCAGCTTTCGGAGATTGAACAGAGACACAAAGAACTAGTCAATCTGGAGAATCAGATCAAAGACTTAAAGGAACTTTTTATCCAGATATCAGTTCTGGTGGAGGAGCAAGGGGAGATGATCAACAACATTGAAATCAGTATGAACAACACTCAAGAATACACTCAAATatctaaagaaaaatttggGCTTGCAGTCAAGTATCGAAAAAGAAACCCTTGCAAAGCAGTATGCTGCTGGTGTTGTCCATGCtgcaaatga